TTAAGTCCCATAGCCAATCCGATTTCATTGTTTACACTGTTAAAGGCCATTGCAACAAGCACTCCCGCCGCCCCTCCGGCACAAGAGGCGCTAACCACGGTAAAGGTTATAACTCCTGAGGTGTTAACTCCCAAAAAAGCAGCAGTGTCGGGATTTTCGGAAACCGCCCGCAGCGCACGCCCTGTTTTGGAATTTTTCAGCCAAACGTATAAAACTATGGTTAAACTAAAAGAAACAGCAAGGATTACAATATTTATTAAGTTTATATCTATTTCACCCAGTTTATAGTTTATTTCAGAAATTGAGGTCTTAAAAGAAATCGTGTCACTACCAAAAAGCGCTCTGGCAATGTTTTCAAGCATGATGGACACTCCTATTGTGCTGATAAGCGGGGCAAGAGGTGATATGTTTTTTCTCCTTCTCAACGGCCGCAAGGCAAATAGTTCAAGAGCATATCCTAAAAGTCCGCTGACAACACAAGCTCCTAAAAAACCTGCCCACAACGGCAACCCCAGTTTGTTTACAATTAGCACTGCTGTAAAAGCTCCAAACATAAATATTTCACCGTGTGCCATATTAATAATATCCAGCACACCAAAGATAAGTGTAAAACCCAAAGCCGTCAAAGAATAAATGCTTCCAAGTGTTATGCCGTTTATTAACTGCTCGATAAAGAGGTGCATTGTGGGATAGCTTTTACTGTAACAATTGGAATTTACCGTCTTTAGCTATCAACACGAAAGGTTCCATGTCAACATCACGGTTTTGGTCAAATGAAAATTTCCCGAGAACTCCATTAAAATTTCTGACAGAGGCAAGAGAGTCACGGATCTTG
The nucleotide sequence above comes from Nitrospirae bacterium YQR-1. Encoded proteins:
- a CDS encoding branched-chain amino acid ABC transporter permease; protein product: MHLFIEQLINGITLGSIYSLTALGFTLIFGVLDIINMAHGEIFMFGAFTAVLIVNKLGLPLWAGFLGACVVSGLLGYALELFALRPLRRRKNISPLAPLISTIGVSIMLENIARALFGSDTISFKTSISEINYKLGEIDINLINIVILAVSFSLTIVLYVWLKNSKTGRALRAVSENPDTAAFLGVNTSGVITFTVVSASCAGGAAGVLVAMAFNSVNNEIGLAMGLKGLAIIILGGMGSINGAVAGGLLLGLAETFVVAYGDSGYKEVAGFIIIIAVLLIKPSGLFGTVEKA